Proteins from a single region of Thermotoga maritima MSB8:
- the ybeY gene encoding rRNA maturation RNase YbeY, which translates to MIRILGEGKGSKLLENLKEKLEEIVKKEIGDVHVNVILVSEDEIKELNQQFRGQDRPTDVLTFPLMEEDVYGEIYVCPLIVEENAREFNNTFEKELLEVVIHGILHLAGYDHEFEDKNSKEMFEKQKKYVEEVWGEWRSNPSEDSDPGKR; encoded by the coding sequence ATGATAAGAATACTGGGTGAAGGTAAAGGATCGAAACTTCTCGAAAATTTGAAAGAAAAACTCGAAGAAATCGTAAAGAAAGAGATAGGAGACGTACATGTAAACGTGATTCTTGTGAGCGAAGATGAAATTAAGGAACTCAACCAGCAGTTTCGGGGTCAAGATCGACCGACAGACGTGCTCACTTTTCCCCTCATGGAAGAAGACGTCTATGGAGAAATTTACGTTTGTCCTCTGATCGTAGAAGAAAATGCGAGAGAGTTCAACAACACCTTCGAAAAAGAACTGCTGGAAGTGGTGATCCACGGGATACTTCACCTTGCAGGATACGATCACGAGTTCGAAGACAAAAACTCCAAAGAGATGTTCGAAAAACAGAAAAAATACGTTGAGGAGGTATGGGGTGAATGGAGATCAAACCCTTCAGAGGATTCAGACCCAGGGAAGAGATAG
- the dapB gene encoding 4-hydroxy-tetrahydrodipicolinate reductase, with amino-acid sequence MKYGIVGYSGRMGQEIQKVFSEKGHELVLKVDVNGVEELDSPDVVIDFSSPEALPKTVDLCKKYRAGLVLGTTALKEEHLQMLRELSKEVPVVQAYNFSIGINVLKRFLSELVKVLEDWDVEIVETHHRFKKDAPSGTAILLESALGKSVPIHSLRVGGVPGDHVVVFGNIGETIEIKHRAISRTVFAIGALKAAEFLVGKDPGMYSFEEVIFGGE; translated from the coding sequence ATGAAGTACGGAATAGTCGGTTATTCCGGAAGGATGGGCCAGGAGATCCAGAAGGTCTTCTCGGAGAAAGGGCATGAACTCGTTTTGAAGGTGGATGTGAACGGTGTCGAGGAGCTGGATTCTCCGGATGTTGTGATCGACTTTTCTTCACCTGAAGCGCTTCCGAAAACGGTGGATCTGTGTAAAAAATACAGGGCTGGCCTCGTTCTGGGAACAACTGCCCTGAAAGAAGAACATCTCCAGATGTTGAGGGAGCTTTCGAAAGAAGTACCCGTTGTTCAGGCTTACAACTTCTCCATTGGCATAAACGTTCTGAAGAGGTTCCTCTCGGAACTCGTCAAAGTCCTCGAAGATTGGGATGTTGAGATCGTGGAGACGCACCACCGCTTCAAAAAGGACGCACCCTCCGGAACCGCGATTCTTCTGGAGAGCGCACTGGGAAAGAGTGTTCCCATTCACTCGCTGAGAGTGGGTGGTGTTCCGGGAGATCACGTGGTCGTTTTTGGAAACATAGGTGAGACGATCGAGATAAAGCACAGGGCGATTTCGAGGACTGTTTTCGCCATAGGAGCCCTGAAAGCGGCGGAGTTTCTTGTGGGAAAAGATCCCGGTATGTACAGTTTCGAAGAAGTGATCTTTGGAGGTGAGTGA
- the dapD gene encoding 2,3,4,5-tetrahydropyridine-2,6-dicarboxylate N-acetyltransferase — translation MDAREIIEMIAKAKKKTPIVAYIKGDLAGIDFSSFKFFGDERFGILFGEYEDFKKLLEEHREKIEDYHLEVKARNSALPLADLTKYKARIEPGAIIRDMVEIGEGAVIMMGAVINVGAVIGEGTMIDMNAVVGGRAIIGKKCHIGAGAVIAGVIEPPSAKPVVIEDEVLVGANAVILEGVTVGKGAVVAAGAVVTKDVPPYTVVAGVPARVIKQIDEKTKEKTKIVDELRNLE, via the coding sequence TTGGACGCAAGAGAAATCATAGAAATGATAGCCAAAGCCAAAAAGAAAACTCCCATAGTCGCTTACATAAAAGGCGATTTAGCAGGCATAGATTTCTCCAGTTTCAAATTCTTCGGTGATGAAAGGTTCGGAATTCTCTTTGGAGAGTACGAAGACTTCAAAAAGCTTCTCGAAGAGCACAGAGAAAAAATAGAAGACTACCATCTCGAGGTGAAAGCAAGAAATTCCGCACTTCCTCTGGCGGATCTCACGAAGTACAAAGCCAGAATAGAACCGGGTGCGATCATAAGGGACATGGTGGAAATAGGAGAAGGCGCTGTGATCATGATGGGAGCCGTTATAAACGTCGGTGCGGTGATCGGTGAAGGAACGATGATAGATATGAACGCGGTCGTTGGTGGAAGGGCGATCATAGGAAAGAAGTGCCACATAGGTGCCGGTGCGGTGATAGCGGGTGTTATAGAGCCTCCGAGTGCAAAACCCGTTGTCATAGAGGACGAAGTGCTTGTAGGGGCGAACGCAGTGATCCTTGAAGGGGTGACGGTTGGAAAGGGTGCGGTCGTCGCGGCCGGTGCGGTTGTAACGAAGGATGTTCCACCTTACACAGTCGTGGCTGGTGTTCCTGCACGTGTGATAAAACAGATCGACGAGAAAACAAAGGAAAAGACAAAGATAGTTGATGAGCTCAGAAATCTCGAATGA
- a CDS encoding zinc metallopeptidase — MFFLFDPTFIILIPGILLAFWAQMRVQAAYNKYSQVRSSLGLTGYELAKRLLENAGIYNVKIEVVSGFLTDHYDPYRKVLRLSPQNFKGVSVASLGVVAHEVGHALQDAEKYPMLALRNLMVPAAITGSQLAWIIFILGFIFYTPFLIRLGILLFSLVVLFTLITLPVEFDASRRAVKLLETTMLMPEYELKGVKEVLDAAALTYVASSLMAFLQLLRMIVIAGLFGDRR; from the coding sequence GTGTTCTTCCTTTTTGACCCAACGTTCATCATACTGATTCCCGGTATTCTCCTGGCTTTCTGGGCGCAGATGCGAGTTCAGGCTGCTTACAACAAGTACTCACAAGTAAGATCCTCTCTTGGACTCACTGGATATGAACTCGCAAAAAGACTCCTTGAGAACGCGGGAATCTACAACGTGAAAATAGAGGTCGTTTCCGGTTTTCTGACTGACCATTACGATCCCTACCGGAAGGTTCTCAGGCTCTCTCCACAGAATTTCAAAGGTGTTTCCGTCGCTTCACTCGGAGTTGTGGCTCACGAAGTGGGGCACGCTCTTCAAGACGCAGAAAAATATCCGATGCTCGCACTGAGGAATCTGATGGTACCAGCAGCCATCACGGGTTCTCAGCTTGCTTGGATTATTTTCATTCTTGGTTTCATCTTTTACACACCGTTTCTGATAAGACTGGGAATTCTTCTGTTTTCTCTGGTGGTGCTTTTTACCCTCATCACGCTTCCTGTTGAGTTCGACGCCAGCAGGCGCGCCGTGAAACTCCTTGAAACAACGATGCTGATGCCGGAGTACGAGCTCAAGGGAGTAAAAGAGGTACTCGATGCCGCTGCTCTCACCTACGTCGCGTCTTCACTGATGGCGTTCCTCCAGCTCCTCAGAATGATAGTAATCGCTGGTTTGTTCGGTGATAGAAGATGA
- a CDS encoding 16S rRNA (cytosine(967)-C(5))-methyltransferase → MRTNVRLLAYRLLRKYEKEKFISREDVDSVLSFLDDRDRRFFKELVWGVVRKEELLDWYINQLLKKKDIPPAVRVALRMGAYQLLFMNSVPDYAAVSETVKLVKNENFKKLVNAVLRRLRTVPEPKELHLVYSHPEWIVNYWRSFLPEEAVLRIMKWNQEPLPVMLRVNSLAATKEEVIKILAEEGTEAVPGKHAPFSLIVRKLGVPMNDSRVINDGLASVQGESSQLVPFFMELRPGLRVLDTCAAPGGKTTAIAELMKDQGKILAVDISREKIQLVEKHAKRLKLSSIETKIADAERLTEYVQDTFDRVLVDAPCTSLGTARNHPEVLRRVNKEDFEKFSEIQLRMVQQAWQLLEKGGILLYSTCTVTKEENTEVVKRFVYEQKDVEVIDIRDKMKEFEVEGIWDGYGFLMLPDETITPFYISVLRKMG, encoded by the coding sequence ATGAGAACGAACGTTAGATTGCTCGCCTACAGACTTCTGAGGAAGTACGAGAAGGAAAAATTCATATCGAGAGAGGACGTGGACAGCGTCCTCTCTTTTTTGGACGACAGAGACAGAAGATTTTTCAAAGAGCTCGTGTGGGGAGTTGTGAGGAAAGAAGAACTTCTGGACTGGTACATAAACCAGCTTTTGAAGAAAAAGGACATCCCTCCCGCTGTCAGGGTTGCGTTGAGGATGGGGGCTTATCAGCTCCTCTTCATGAACAGCGTTCCGGATTACGCAGCAGTCAGCGAAACAGTAAAACTGGTGAAGAACGAGAACTTCAAAAAACTGGTGAACGCCGTGCTGAGGAGATTGAGGACCGTCCCCGAACCAAAAGAACTTCACCTCGTCTACTCACACCCGGAGTGGATCGTGAACTACTGGAGATCATTTCTTCCCGAAGAAGCGGTCCTGAGAATAATGAAGTGGAATCAGGAACCTCTCCCTGTTATGCTCCGTGTGAATTCGCTTGCAGCCACTAAGGAGGAAGTCATCAAAATCCTTGCTGAAGAGGGTACGGAGGCAGTCCCGGGAAAACACGCTCCGTTTTCCCTGATTGTGAGGAAACTCGGCGTTCCAATGAACGACTCCAGGGTGATAAACGATGGGCTCGCGAGTGTTCAGGGAGAGTCTTCACAGCTTGTACCTTTCTTCATGGAGCTGAGACCCGGACTGAGAGTACTGGATACCTGCGCGGCACCGGGTGGTAAGACTACCGCCATCGCCGAATTGATGAAGGATCAGGGGAAGATACTGGCCGTTGATATAAGCAGAGAGAAAATCCAGCTCGTCGAAAAACACGCGAAACGTCTGAAACTCTCTTCGATAGAGACAAAGATCGCCGATGCGGAACGACTCACAGAGTACGTCCAGGATACATTTGATAGGGTCCTGGTGGACGCTCCCTGTACCTCGCTGGGCACGGCAAGAAACCATCCGGAAGTTCTGAGGAGAGTGAACAAAGAGGATTTCGAGAAGTTCTCGGAGATTCAGCTGAGGATGGTACAGCAGGCCTGGCAGCTTCTGGAAAAGGGAGGAATTCTCCTCTACAGCACATGTACCGTGACAAAAGAAGAAAACACTGAAGTGGTGAAAAGATTCGTCTACGAACAGAAAGACGTTGAAGTGATCGATATCAGAGACAAGATGAAAGAATTCGAAGTGGAAGGAATCTGGGATGGTTACGGCTTTCTGATGCTTCCCGACGAGACGATAACTCCCTTCTACATCTCCGTTCTCAGAAAGATGGGATGA
- a CDS encoding M20 family metallopeptidase, which produces MDEIELRHILHMNPELSFKEYRTKETLRKAVIEIGYEKIIEVAGTGLVIEKKETEDPYVVLRADMDALPIKEETGWEFASRNEYMHACGHDFHMSALYGAMKRLRNVKKNFLFVFQPAEETGGGAKEVVDFLKDKYEIKAAVGFHVTDEYDAGTVASRPGVLFASATEFDVYFKGVPAHVAFAEKGKDALKAAVSFLGWLYNKKWNALVGVGKISGGRARNIVPDEIKLEGTIRSEALRITEEVISNMVKQLGELKEEMGVDFAVERGSVYPEVKVDQNLFETLRETCQRLGFSFVECDMKWTGEDFGYFSQVFPSLLFWFGVGEGERFGLHHPRFLPNDRYIPMAADLLAELAMVI; this is translated from the coding sequence ATGGACGAAATCGAGCTGAGGCACATTCTCCACATGAATCCGGAGCTTTCTTTCAAGGAGTACAGGACAAAAGAGACGCTCAGAAAAGCAGTGATTGAGATCGGATACGAGAAGATCATAGAAGTGGCCGGAACAGGGCTTGTGATAGAGAAGAAAGAAACGGAAGATCCGTACGTTGTTCTGAGAGCTGATATGGATGCTCTACCCATAAAAGAAGAAACGGGATGGGAGTTCGCGTCGCGGAATGAGTATATGCACGCGTGTGGACACGACTTTCACATGAGCGCACTCTACGGTGCCATGAAGAGACTCAGGAACGTGAAAAAGAACTTTCTCTTTGTCTTTCAGCCTGCCGAAGAGACGGGTGGTGGAGCGAAAGAAGTTGTGGACTTTCTCAAAGATAAGTACGAAATAAAAGCCGCTGTTGGATTCCACGTGACTGACGAGTACGATGCTGGAACTGTGGCATCCCGACCCGGAGTGCTTTTTGCCTCTGCCACGGAATTCGATGTATACTTTAAAGGTGTTCCGGCCCACGTGGCGTTCGCTGAGAAAGGAAAGGACGCTCTGAAGGCAGCGGTTTCTTTTCTCGGCTGGCTCTACAACAAAAAGTGGAACGCTCTTGTGGGGGTTGGCAAAATTTCGGGGGGACGGGCGAGGAACATCGTTCCAGATGAGATAAAATTAGAAGGAACGATAAGATCAGAAGCGCTGAGGATAACAGAGGAAGTGATATCCAACATGGTAAAACAGCTTGGAGAACTGAAAGAAGAAATGGGAGTTGATTTTGCTGTTGAAAGAGGCAGTGTCTATCCCGAGGTGAAGGTGGATCAAAACCTCTTTGAAACTCTAAGAGAGACCTGTCAGAGGTTGGGGTTTTCTTTTGTTGAATGCGATATGAAGTGGACCGGAGAGGACTTTGGATATTTCTCGCAAGTGTTTCCTTCTCTCTTATTCTGGTTTGGCGTGGGAGAAGGAGAACGTTTTGGGCTTCACCACCCGCGTTTTTTACCGAATGACAGGTATATACCCATGGCGGCGGATCTTTTAGCTGAGCTTGCTATGGTCATTTGA
- a CDS encoding DUF1015 domain-containing protein has product MEIKPFRGFRPREEIAEKFVAKPYDVVSFLEAKETIKNNPFSFLRVTRVEAETHEIEMDPTPEDMEKARRNLEKFIEDGILIQEEKEAFYIYRQRMGDHIQTGIVALFPVEEYKKGRIKKHELTRKKKEEERVQHILKTRAHTGQVFLFYRAFEEFDRKLSEIADSQEPVYRIRDDLDVIHEFFVVKNENEVNEIKKLFERVEELYIADGHHRAAAAARVSDILDEKIGKGPHNYFMATAFPHNQLRIFDYNRVVKSQLTPEELLEKLQEKFETYRSYKVPARPSREHEITMYVGNRKWYALIPKRVPEDVVESLDVNILQREVLEPIFGISNPREDERIDFVGGIKGLCELERMVDKGEFDVAFAMYPVNIETLMKVSDEGKIMPPKSTWFEPKLLSGLVVHVFG; this is encoded by the coding sequence ATGGAGATCAAACCCTTCAGAGGATTCAGACCCAGGGAAGAGATAGCCGAAAAATTCGTGGCCAAACCCTACGATGTGGTTTCCTTTCTTGAAGCCAAAGAGACAATAAAGAACAATCCTTTCAGCTTTCTCAGAGTAACTCGCGTTGAAGCAGAAACACACGAAATAGAGATGGATCCTACACCCGAAGACATGGAGAAAGCCAGGAGAAATCTTGAAAAGTTCATAGAGGATGGCATCCTCATTCAGGAAGAAAAAGAAGCGTTCTACATTTACCGTCAGAGAATGGGCGATCACATACAAACAGGAATTGTAGCGCTCTTTCCTGTGGAGGAGTACAAAAAGGGTCGAATAAAGAAACACGAACTCACCAGAAAAAAGAAAGAAGAGGAAAGAGTTCAACACATTCTGAAAACACGTGCACACACAGGACAGGTCTTTCTTTTCTACAGAGCCTTTGAAGAATTCGATAGAAAACTCTCCGAAATTGCTGATTCTCAGGAGCCTGTCTATAGAATACGCGATGATCTCGATGTCATCCATGAGTTTTTCGTTGTCAAGAATGAAAACGAAGTGAATGAAATAAAGAAGCTCTTTGAGAGAGTGGAGGAACTCTACATAGCGGATGGTCACCACAGGGCAGCGGCCGCAGCCAGGGTCAGCGACATACTGGACGAGAAGATAGGAAAAGGACCTCACAATTACTTCATGGCCACAGCGTTCCCCCACAACCAGCTCAGAATATTCGACTACAACAGAGTGGTGAAATCTCAACTCACGCCAGAGGAATTACTCGAAAAACTCCAGGAAAAATTCGAAACGTACAGATCCTACAAGGTACCTGCAAGACCATCCAGAGAACACGAAATAACCATGTACGTGGGTAACAGAAAATGGTACGCCCTGATCCCAAAAAGAGTGCCGGAGGACGTTGTTGAGAGTCTAGATGTGAACATTCTTCAGCGTGAGGTTCTGGAACCCATCTTCGGTATTTCCAATCCTCGCGAAGATGAGAGGATAGACTTCGTTGGTGGAATAAAGGGCCTGTGCGAACTGGAAAGAATGGTGGACAAAGGAGAGTTCGATGTGGCCTTCGCGATGTATCCGGTGAACATAGAAACGCTTATGAAAGTCTCAGATGAAGGAAAGATCATGCCGCCGAAATCAACATGGTTTGAACCGAAACTTCTGAGTGGTCTGGTGGTGCACGTGTTCGGCTGA
- a CDS encoding nucleotidyltransferase, with amino-acid sequence MKVLGVVVEYNPFHNGHLYHLTSARELVKPDYTIAVMSGNFCQRGEPAVIDKFARAEIALRMGVDVVLELPVVFATQDAGGFAFGAVCVLDATGVVTDVVFGSESNDIEFLQRVARILYEQPDEYQKFLHEELKKGYSFPNARKYALMRYFSMKGWNEEEVLKLEKSNDILGVEYIHSALKIGSNIRFHTIKRVGAEEKDTSFRGRFSSATAIRNLMREKRWEEVRDSLPEDSFEILMREINEGRGPVFLENMGDFLLSFFRLKNMDFFEKIHGFSEGLEKRFHVCARQTGSYRDFLECVKAKRFTFSRIRRLALFSVFEVNKEFVEKSNTKGPQYIRILGFTEKGREILSLMRKKAKLPIVTNMSLYRKVLEKTDLPVDKQLFLEQIDLDVKATNFYSMFFPSVEQRCGERDFSIHPIFLRTEM; translated from the coding sequence CTGAAGGTTCTCGGCGTTGTCGTGGAGTACAATCCATTCCACAACGGACACCTCTATCATCTGACTTCGGCCAGAGAACTCGTGAAACCGGACTACACAATCGCTGTGATGAGCGGTAATTTCTGCCAGAGAGGCGAACCTGCCGTCATAGATAAATTCGCACGGGCAGAGATCGCTCTCAGAATGGGGGTAGATGTTGTTCTGGAATTGCCCGTTGTTTTTGCCACGCAGGATGCCGGGGGATTTGCTTTCGGTGCAGTGTGTGTGCTGGATGCAACGGGTGTTGTCACAGATGTAGTCTTTGGAAGTGAATCGAACGATATCGAATTTCTTCAAAGAGTGGCACGAATCCTTTACGAACAACCCGACGAATATCAGAAGTTTTTGCATGAAGAGTTGAAGAAAGGCTATTCCTTCCCTAATGCCAGAAAGTACGCTCTGATGAGGTATTTCTCCATGAAGGGTTGGAACGAAGAAGAGGTCTTGAAACTCGAAAAGTCGAACGACATCCTAGGAGTGGAGTACATTCATTCCGCTCTAAAGATAGGCTCGAACATCAGATTCCACACAATAAAAAGGGTAGGAGCAGAAGAAAAAGATACCAGTTTCAGGGGACGATTCTCCAGCGCAACGGCGATAAGAAATCTTATGAGGGAAAAAAGATGGGAAGAGGTGAGAGATTCTCTTCCAGAAGATTCTTTTGAAATTCTCATGAGAGAGATAAACGAAGGGCGGGGACCCGTTTTCCTCGAGAACATGGGAGATTTTCTCCTCTCGTTTTTCAGACTGAAAAACATGGATTTCTTCGAGAAGATCCACGGTTTTTCTGAGGGACTCGAAAAGAGATTTCACGTCTGTGCCAGACAAACAGGGTCTTACCGGGATTTTCTGGAGTGTGTCAAAGCCAAACGCTTCACCTTTTCTCGAATAAGAAGGCTCGCTCTCTTTTCGGTGTTCGAAGTGAACAAAGAATTCGTTGAAAAAAGCAACACAAAAGGGCCTCAGTACATCAGAATCCTCGGCTTCACAGAGAAGGGAAGAGAGATCCTTTCTCTCATGAGAAAGAAGGCAAAACTTCCGATCGTGACAAACATGTCTCTTTACAGGAAAGTACTGGAGAAAACAGACCTACCAGTTGATAAACAACTCTTTCTTGAACAGATCGATCTTGACGTGAAGGCGACGAACTTCTACTCGATGTTTTTCCCATCGGTGGAACAGCGCTGTGGGGAGCGAGACTTCTCCATTCATCCCATCTTTCTGAGAACGGAGATGTAG
- the lysA gene encoding diaminopimelate decarboxylase, with amino-acid sequence MDILRKVAEIHGTPTYVYFEETLRKRSRLVKEVFEGVNLLPTFAVKANNNPVLLKILREEGFGMDVVTKGELLAAKLAGVPSHTVVWNGNGKSRDQMEHFLREDVRIVNVDSFEEMEIWRELNPEGVEYFIRVNPEVDAKTHPHISTGLKKHKFGIPLEDLDSFMERFRSMNIRGLHVHIGSQITRVEPFVEAFSKVVRASERYGFEEINIGGGWGINYSGEELDLSSYREKVVPDLKRFKRVIVEIGRYIVAPSGYLLLRVVLVKRRHNKAFVVVDGGMNVLIRPALYSAYHRIFVLGKQGKEMRADVVGPLCESGDVIAYDRELPEVEPGDIIAVENAGAYGYTMSNNYNSTTRPAEVLVRENGRISLIRRRETEMDIFKDVVM; translated from the coding sequence ATGGACATCCTGAGGAAAGTGGCAGAGATTCATGGGACACCCACCTACGTATACTTCGAGGAAACACTGCGAAAAAGGTCACGTCTTGTAAAAGAGGTCTTCGAGGGAGTGAATCTCCTTCCAACGTTTGCCGTGAAAGCGAACAACAATCCTGTTCTTTTGAAGATTCTAAGAGAAGAGGGTTTCGGCATGGACGTGGTGACAAAGGGGGAACTCCTCGCGGCTAAACTGGCGGGAGTTCCTTCCCATACCGTTGTATGGAACGGCAACGGAAAGAGCAGGGATCAAATGGAACACTTTTTGAGAGAAGATGTGAGAATCGTCAACGTGGATTCGTTCGAGGAGATGGAGATCTGGAGAGAATTGAACCCGGAAGGCGTGGAGTATTTCATCAGGGTGAATCCGGAGGTCGATGCGAAGACACACCCTCACATCTCCACCGGCTTGAAAAAGCACAAGTTCGGAATACCACTGGAAGATCTGGATTCGTTCATGGAAAGATTCAGATCAATGAACATAAGAGGTCTCCATGTTCACATAGGATCGCAGATAACCCGGGTTGAACCCTTTGTGGAAGCCTTCAGTAAAGTTGTTCGGGCTTCTGAAAGGTATGGATTCGAAGAGATCAACATCGGCGGCGGCTGGGGAATAAACTACAGCGGAGAGGAACTCGACCTGTCCAGTTACAGAGAAAAGGTTGTTCCTGATTTGAAGAGATTCAAAAGAGTCATCGTCGAAATAGGAAGGTACATCGTAGCACCTTCTGGGTATCTGCTCCTCAGAGTGGTGCTCGTCAAAAGAAGACATAACAAGGCGTTCGTTGTAGTCGATGGTGGGATGAATGTCCTCATAAGACCGGCACTTTATTCCGCATATCACAGGATCTTTGTGCTCGGAAAACAGGGTAAAGAGATGAGGGCAGATGTGGTTGGTCCACTGTGCGAAAGCGGTGACGTGATCGCGTACGACCGGGAACTTCCAGAGGTCGAACCGGGTGACATCATCGCTGTGGAAAACGCGGGAGCTTACGGTTACACTATGTCGAACAACTACAACTCGACCACACGTCCAGCTGAAGTGCTCGTCAGAGAAAACGGAAGAATTTCTCTGATAAGAAGAAGGGAAACGGAGATGGATATTTTCAAAGACGTGGTGATGTGA
- a CDS encoding aspartate kinase, whose amino-acid sequence MNVVVQKYGGSSVATPERIKNVAQRIKKKVDEGYKVVVVVSAMGKTTDNLIKLAKEISPRPDSRELDMLLATGEQVSAALLSMALKDLGVKAKSLNAFQVKIKTTPHHTSARIVDIDDSVIRENLKDYDVLVVTGFQGVNEHGDLTTLGRGGSDTSAVALAAKLRVPCEIYSDVDGIYTCDPRVHPRAKKLAYITYDEALELTALGAKVLHSRSVEIAKKYGIPIYCASSFTEEEGTMVVERLPEWLEEPVVTGATISHGQIKVSISFLPKDVKYITAIFEEVGKRALNVDMISLVPSNGKVFLSFTILEDHKEDLDEALKEALRDVEGWKSTYEGGFAKLSIVGVGMRTSPGVAARFFEALERAGVTPELVTTSEIKISCLVPEEKAEEALKSVIEEFEL is encoded by the coding sequence ATGAACGTGGTGGTTCAAAAATACGGAGGAAGCTCCGTTGCCACACCGGAGAGAATAAAGAACGTCGCGCAGAGAATAAAAAAGAAAGTGGACGAAGGGTACAAAGTTGTGGTCGTTGTCTCCGCTATGGGAAAGACAACTGACAACCTCATAAAACTCGCAAAGGAGATCTCTCCAAGACCGGATTCGAGAGAACTCGATATGCTTCTTGCAACGGGAGAACAGGTTTCCGCCGCGCTCCTTTCGATGGCCCTGAAAGATCTCGGAGTAAAGGCCAAATCTTTGAACGCGTTCCAGGTGAAAATAAAAACCACTCCGCATCACACGAGCGCTCGTATCGTGGATATAGATGACAGTGTGATCCGGGAAAACCTGAAAGATTACGATGTTCTCGTCGTAACGGGCTTTCAGGGTGTGAACGAACACGGTGATCTGACCACACTCGGTCGGGGCGGTTCGGATACATCTGCCGTGGCGCTTGCGGCAAAACTCAGAGTGCCGTGTGAAATCTACAGCGACGTGGACGGGATATACACCTGCGATCCGCGTGTCCATCCGAGAGCCAAAAAGCTCGCTTACATCACCTACGACGAAGCTCTCGAGCTTACCGCTCTCGGTGCGAAAGTTCTTCACTCAAGATCCGTGGAAATAGCAAAGAAGTATGGGATACCCATCTACTGTGCATCTTCTTTCACCGAAGAGGAGGGAACCATGGTGGTAGAAAGACTTCCGGAGTGGCTGGAAGAACCCGTTGTAACAGGAGCGACAATTTCTCATGGTCAAATAAAAGTTTCCATATCTTTCCTCCCAAAGGATGTGAAGTACATCACGGCCATTTTCGAGGAAGTTGGAAAAAGGGCTCTGAACGTGGACATGATCTCCCTTGTCCCTTCGAACGGAAAGGTTTTCCTCTCCTTCACGATTCTCGAAGACCACAAAGAAGATCTGGACGAAGCGCTCAAAGAGGCTCTCAGGGATGTGGAAGGGTGGAAATCCACCTACGAAGGAGGTTTTGCCAAACTCTCCATAGTTGGAGTGGGAATGAGAACGAGTCCGGGCGTGGCCGCAAGGTTTTTTGAAGCGCTGGAAAGAGCGGGAGTCACACCGGAGCTCGTCACAACGTCGGAGATAAAGATCTCCTGTCTTGTTCCTGAAGAGAAAGCGGAAGAGGCGCTGAAATCGGTGATCGAAGAATTCGAACTGTGA
- a CDS encoding Fur family transcriptional regulator — protein sequence MTTEEIIERLKSKKVKLTTQRMEIIKFVSEMKEGHFEAKELFAILSKKVPSLSIATLYSVLYLLVDLGVIYAFSDGQKTIFDFNPEPHGHFICRECGKIEDVEIRELKLGEVKGKREKIELVIKGICEECLKKVKD from the coding sequence ATGACCACAGAAGAGATAATTGAACGCTTGAAATCGAAAAAGGTAAAACTCACAACTCAGAGGATGGAGATCATAAAATTCGTATCCGAGATGAAAGAAGGCCATTTTGAGGCAAAGGAGCTTTTTGCCATTCTGTCGAAGAAAGTTCCCTCGCTTTCCATCGCTACTCTCTACAGTGTTCTTTACCTTTTGGTGGATCTTGGTGTTATTTATGCCTTCAGCGATGGTCAAAAAACGATCTTCGATTTCAACCCGGAACCGCATGGGCACTTCATTTGCAGAGAATGCGGAAAGATTGAAGACGTAGAAATAAGGGAGCTGAAACTTGGAGAGGTAAAAGGCAAAAGAGAAAAAATCGAACTGGTGATAAAAGGCATCTGTGAGGAGTGTTTGAAGAAGGTGAAAGATTGA